GTTCGGTCTGGGCCATCGTCTTTCCTCTATGTCGGTGCCGTAACGGGGCGGGGGCGGTGGCGGTTCCTCAATCTTCGCTAATCAGGCTGGTCCGTTTGGTTTCGGGCAGCAGCCAGAAGCACAGCGTCGTGATGGCAAGAATGATCGTGACGTACCAGTAGAAGCCGCTCTCCACATGCGCTTGCTTGAAGCGGAGCGCGACATATTCGGCGGTGCCGCCGAACAACGCATTGCCGAGCGCATAGGGCAGTGCGACGCCGAGCGCGCGGATGTGCGCGGGGAAGAGTTCCGCCTTCACCAACGCACTGATCGAGGTGTAGGCGGCGAGCAGGAGCAGCGGGATCATGATGATGCCGAAGGCCTGCACCGGATCGCGCGCGACCGCGAGCGCGCTGAACACCGGGACCGACACCAACGTGCCGCCCGCGCCGAACAGCAGCAGCATCGGTTTGCGCCCGAACCGATCGGCGAGGCTGCCGAACAGCGGCTGGACGAGCATGAACACGACGAGCGCCGCGGTCATGATGCCGGTCGCGGTCTGGATCGAGAACCCCGCGGTATTGGCGAGGAATTTCTGCATGTAGGTAGTGTAGGCGTAGAAGGCCAAGGAGCCGCCCGCGCTGATGATCGCCACCAGCACGAATTCGCGCGGGTGCGCACGCCACAGCGCCACCGCGCCCGAGGCGGGGCGGTCCTTGGACAGCGCCTCGAACGACGCCGTCTCGGCCAGCCGCCGCCGCAGCAGATAGACGCCGAACGCCAGCGCTGCGCCGAGCAGGAAGGCGATGCGCCAGCCATAGCTTTCCATCTCCCCTTTGGTCAGCAGCGCTTGCAGGAGGAGCGTGACGGCGAGCGAGGTGAGCTGACCGCCGATCAGCGTGACATATTGGAAGCTCGACCAGAAGCCGCGATGCTGGCGTGTCGCCATTTCGGAGAGATAGGTGGCGCTGGCGCCATATTCGCCGCCGACCGACAGCCCCTGGATCATCCGCGCGAGGAGCAGGATGATCGGCGCGGCCAGGCCGATGCTGGCGTAATCCGGCACGAAGGCGATCATCAGCGAGCCGGCGCACATCAGCCCCACTGACACCGCCAGACCCGCCTTGCGCCCGTGGCTGTCGGCGTAGCGGCCCATGATGTACGCGCCGATCGGCCGCATGAAGAAACCGATCGCGAACACCGCCGACGTGCCGAGCAATTGCGCGGTCGCATCGCCCTTGGGAAAGAAGGACGCCGCGAAATAGAGCGAGAGCGAGGTGTAGGCGTACCAGTCATACCATTCGACCAGATTACCGGCCGAGCCGCCGATGATGGCGCGCAGCCGTTTCGCTTCGAGTGCCATCGTCATCCCCCGTCAGGCGCGCACAAGAGGCGAAATCGCGACGAGGCGCAAGATCGCGCAGGTCTATCGGTTGAGTGCAACTGCCCGATGCCGCATACACGCGGCCATGCGCTTTTCCCCTGCCCCGTTTGCCGCGCTTGTCGCGATCCTGTTCGTGTCCGGCTGCGTCAGCGCGCCAAAGGCACCGCGCCCGGTGCCCGGACCCGTTGCCCTGCCGCCTCCCGCGCCGCCAGTGCTGCCCGTGCCGCAGGGGGCGGATTGGCGCGATTGGGCGGTGACGCCCGGCGACTGGGCATATCGCGCCGAGGGGCGGGGTTCGGTTGCCTCATTCGCTGCGCCGGGAGCCACTGCTTTGCTGACGCTGCGCTGCGACCGGGGGGCGGGCGCGGTGTATCTGTCGCGCAGCGGTGCGGTGGCGACACCGCTGACGCTGCGCACGTCGAGCCTTGCGCGGACGGTGACGGTTCAGCCGAGCGGTGCATCGGTTGTTGTCGCGCTGACGGCGCGCGATCCGTTGCTCGATGCGCTGGCGTTCAGCCGCGGGCGCTTCATCGTCGAGCAGCAGGGTGCGCCGACTTTGGTCGTTCCGGCCTGGGCCGAAGTGGGGCGGGTGATCGAGGATTGCCGCGGCTGACCGCGCGTCTCGCGGGAGCTTTGGGCAGGCGAAAGAGAATCGTCGAAACGCCGGAACATTACAAGACTTGTTTCGCAAAATTTTATGATTCAAACATGGCCCGTGCCCAGGCCTGGGCACGTCGTTTTAACTAGCGAAAGGAGGTGATCCGATGTCTCATGGTTCAGCAAAGGGGTCGGTTCGATTGGCTTGGAGGACGCACCTTTAAGCCCTTTGGAATGACGGCGGGGGGTATCCTTCCCCAATCAACGCCGCCGTTTATCGGGGTTTATCGGTTTCGCATGGTCCTCCAGGCCGGAGCTTCCGGCCGCTGACCATGTCAGGAGGTTGCCGGGGTGGCGAGAACGCCCCCCGGCAGCCTCTTTTCATTTGGGGCGAAGGCGCACGCGCCGCCGGTGCCCGCAAGGCCGGCATCGCCCCAAACGGCCGGCGGGTCACGCGCCAGCGAGAACCCGGCCGACGGCTTTGCCGACGGCATGATGGTGTTGGGCACTGACCGCGGGGGTTTTGCGGTAGTATCGATTTGCATCATAGCGTTCGCCCGGTTGCGGACACTCACAAGCCTGTGGCACCATCGTTGAATGAACAGCAAGTTGGTCTTGGAGTATAAGTTCAGTCGCGACGGTGACGCTTTCGGGTGGCTGAAGGCAGAGGTTCACACTCCACGTTTTTCCGGCCGCAACGGTGCGTGGGTTCAGTGGCAGGATGTAGGCGACTTCGCTGCTTCTCTTTCAAAGTTTCCTATCGAAACTGACAGCCCAGCGCTCTGCGAATGGGGCTTTGGCGAGAAAGGGCAATATGCAGAAATTACCAAGGTGAGCATCGCGCCGAAGGCGTTGACCGGGGGGCTTGTCGCTGACGTCTCACTAGCGAACTGGTACGAGCCGACACAGCGATGCAGCACGCGTTTCGATACAGACTATCCCTCCCTTGCTCGGTTTCAGCAGGAGATCGAGCGCATGATGCGGGAACGCGTAGGCAGCGCTGTCCTTCATGGCTCCGCGGATTTTAGCTAACCCCCGATCCCCTCCTTGCTCTCGACAGCATTCTCCACAAAGATGCCCGACACGCGCCGCCAAGAGTGCGTCGATCTTCAAAGGGGTTCCGATCATGCGCACCGTCGTCCTATCGCTGCTGCTCGCCTCCGTGGCCGCTCCGCTCGCGGCGCAGACCGCGCCCGTGGTCGAGGAGAAATCGATCGACCAGTTGCAGGCGATGATGGCGGGTGGGACCTCGTCCGAGGCGATCACGCAGGCCTATCTCGCGCGCATCGCCGCGATGGACCGCACCGGGCCGACGCTGCGCGCGGTGATCGCGGTCAACCCCGATGCGGTGGCCCAGGCGCGCGCGGCTGATGCGCGGCGGAAAAGCGGCAAGCCGCTCGGGCCGCTCGACGGCGTGCCGGTGCTGATCAAGGATAATATCGAAACCAAAGACCCGATCGCGACCACTGCGGGGAGCCT
Above is a genomic segment from Sphingomonas sp. HMP6 containing:
- a CDS encoding MFS transporter, which produces MALEAKRLRAIIGGSAGNLVEWYDWYAYTSLSLYFAASFFPKGDATAQLLGTSAVFAIGFFMRPIGAYIMGRYADSHGRKAGLAVSVGLMCAGSLMIAFVPDYASIGLAAPIILLLARMIQGLSVGGEYGASATYLSEMATRQHRGFWSSFQYVTLIGGQLTSLAVTLLLQALLTKGEMESYGWRIAFLLGAALAFGVYLLRRRLAETASFEALSKDRPASGAVALWRAHPREFVLVAIISAGGSLAFYAYTTYMQKFLANTAGFSIQTATGIMTAALVVFMLVQPLFGSLADRFGRKPMLLLFGAGGTLVSVPVFSALAVARDPVQAFGIIMIPLLLLAAYTSISALVKAELFPAHIRALGVALPYALGNALFGGTAEYVALRFKQAHVESGFYWYVTIILAITTLCFWLLPETKRTSLISED